CTCCCTGCCCAGCAGGCGGCGGGCGTCGAGCTCGTCCCGCGTCAACCGGCGTCCGGTGGAGGCGACTTCGGCCAGGATGCGGGCATGGTCCGTCACATAATCGTCGGGTATCTCCGGCTCCGCCACGCGTACTCCCCAAATCCTGACGCGACATTGACACTCGCTCAACGCGCGGCGACCTGCCCCGGCGCTTTTCCCCGGCATCAACAAAGCATAAAGATTGCCGGATTCCGGCAGTGCGGCACAGAGCTCCGGATGACACGATCCGGTCAGCACCAACCGGGGGAACACGGGGGATACGGGGGAAGACCCGGTGCTGCGGCACCGCTCGACGCGGTGCCGCAGCACCGGGGTCACCGCCGGTCCGCCCGCACGGAAGCAGGGGGTCGTCGTCGGCCGGTTCACGAGCCTGACCCGTCCGGTCCTGCTGCACCGCAACGATGTCACCGGCCTCACCCGCGCGGGGCTCGCCTGCGCGGTATTCGCCCGGGCGCTGCTGACCACCCGGGACACGGTGCCGGCCGTGAACGCCGCGTACATCGCCTCCGTCGCGCAGACGGACGCGACGCGCACCGAACCGCCGTTCCGGCTGCAGGGCTCGTACCGCAACAGGAACGAGAGGAGCAAGGCATGCTGGGTCCCGTGTCTCCACTTCCCCTTCCCCAGCAGCCCCAACGCTCCCCGTTCACCGGCCACATGGTCGTCTGCGGCGATGACGCACTGGCCCAGCGGCTCGCCGTGGAGCTGCGTTACGTGTACGGGGAGCGGGTCACCCTCGTACTGCCGCCGGGGCCCGACGCGCGCCGGCCGGATCTGCCGCTGAACGGCCGGGGCCGGGCAGCGGCGCTATTCGGCCGGATGTCACAGGCGATGAACCGCAACGGCGGGAACGGCGGCAGCGGCGGCATCGGTCCCGCCGGGGCTTCCGGGAACGGCGACACCAACGCCGGAGTGGAAGCGGTACGCATCGTGGAGGCGCCGGAGCCCTCCGACGAGGCCCTCGAGGAGGCGGGCGTCGACACGGCCGCCGCACTGGCGCTCGTCTACGACGACGACGAGCGCAACATCCGCGCCGCGCTGACCGCCCGCCGCCTCAACCCCCGTGTCCGGCTGGTCATCCGGCTCTACAACCGCAAGCTCGGCCAGCACCTGGAGACCCTGCTCGACCAGGCCGCCGCCGTCGCCGCACCCGGCATCGACCCGGGCGCGCTGGACACCTCGACCACCGTCCTGTCCGACGCGGACACCGCCGCGCCCGCCCTCGCGGCGACCGTGCTCACCGGCTCCAGCAAGGTCATCCAGGCGGAGGGCCTGCTGCTGCGCGCCGCCGAACGCACCCCGCCCGAGGACGGCCGGATCGCCGACCCCGGCCTGTGCACCCTCGCGCTGCTCTCCTCCACCACCCATGACCCGGCGGGCGCCGAGGGCTCCGACAGCAGCGGCGCCGAAGGCCCCCAACTCCTGCCCGACGAACGGCAGGTGGCAGCGGCGACGGGGCGTGGGACGGTCGTCCTGGAGGCGGTCAGCGAGGCGGGCCCGGCCGGTCCGCCGCCCCGGATGGGCGGCAGGGGCGCACCACTCAGCCAGTTCTTCTCGCGACGGCTGCGCTGGTCGGCGCTGGGGGTCGGCCTGGCCGTGCTGGGCCTCGCCATCGCCTCCACGCTCACCACGGGCGACGATCCGCTGCACGCCGCTTATCTGACGCTGCTGGACCTGTTCGCGATGGGCGACCCGGCGATCGGCGACCCCCTGGCCCGTCAGGTGATCCAGCTCCTCTCGGGCGTGGCCGGGTTGATGCTGCTTCCGCTGCTCGTGGCGGGCGTGCTGGAGGCCTTCGGATCGCTGCGCACGGCCTCGTCCCTGCGCCGGCCGCCGCGAGGGCTGTCCGGCCATGTGGTGCTGCTGGGCCTCGGCAAGATCGGTACGCGGGTCCTCGTCCGGCTGCGTGAGCTCGGCATTCCCGTGGTGTGTGTGGAGGACGACCCGGACGCGCGCGGCATCCCCGTGGCGCGGCGGCTGCATGTACCGGTGGTCCTCGGTGACGTCACGCAGGAGGGCGTGCTGGAGGCGGCGAAGATCCAGCGCTCCCGTGCCCTCCTCGCCCTGACCAGCGTCGACACCACCAATCTGGAGGCGGCGCTGTACGCCCGCTCGGTCAAGCCGGATCTGCGCGTGGCCCTGCGCCTGTTCGACGACGAGTTCGCCACGGCCGTCTACCGCACCCTGCGCACCGCCCACCCGCAGGCCCTGACCCGCTCCCGCTCCGTCTCCCACCTGGCCGCGCCGTCCTTCGCGGTCGCCATGATGGGCCGGCAGATCCTGGGTGCGATTCCGGTCGAGCGGAAGGTGATGCTGTTCGCGGCCGTCGAGGTCGCGGGGCATCCTCAGCTGGAGGGCCGCACGGTCGAGCAGGCGTTCCGGGCGGGCGCCTGGCGGGTCCTGGCCCTGGACGCCACCCCGCCCGAGGACCGCCGCCCGGACCTCGCCACCCCCACCCGCACCTCCACGGACCGCCCCTCGGGCCTGGTCTGGGACCTGCACCCCGGCTACGTACTGCGCCACGAGGACCGCGTGGTGATCGCCGCGACCCGCCGCGGCCTGGCCGAACTACTGCGCAGACGCACCTCGTTGACACACCGCTGAGCCTGCGCGGAAAGCGGAGCCCGCGATATCCGGATGCCCGCCCGCATCCCCGCTCCCTACCCTCGCTCCCATGGGAACGGAACCCGAGACGGAACTCCTGAACGTCATAGACATCGAGGCGACCTGCTGGGACGGGCAGCCGCCGCCCGGGGCGGTCGGCGAGATCATCGAGATCGGGCTGACGGTCGTCGACCTGCGGGCGGCCGAGAGGATCGCCCGCCACCGGATCCTGGTCCGCCCGGCCCGGTCCACCGTCAGCGCCTTCTGCACCGAGCTGACCGGCCTGACGCAGGCCGAGGTCGACACCGGCCTGCCTTTTGCCGACGCCTGCCGGCTGCTGGCGGCCGGGCACGAGGCCGGGGCGCGCCCGTGGGCCAGCTGGGGCGACTACGACCACAACCAGTTCAGGCGCCAGTGCCGGGCGACAGGCACCCCGTACCCCTTCGGCCACGACGGCCGCCACACCAACGCCAAGATCCCCTTCACCGCCGCCCACGCCCTGCGCAAACGCCCCGGCATGGCCGAGGCCCTGCGGATCGCGGGGCTCCCCCTGGAAGGCCGCCACCACAGCGGCGCGGACGACGCGTGGAACATCGCGGCACTGGTCCTGGACATCGCGGCACGGGGCGCCTGGCCGACGGCGGGCTGACCGGCAGCCGGGCCTACAGCACGCCTCCCATGGCCGCCCGCACCTCCGCCAGCGTCGCGTCGGCCACGGCGTTGGCGCGCTCGTTGCCCGCCCGCAGCACCGACCGTACGTACCCCATGTCCTGCGCGTACTCCGCCCGCCGGGCCCGGATCGGCGCCATCGCGCTGTTGACGGCCTCGGTCACCGTCCGCTTGAGGACGGCGGCGCCCCCGCCGCCGATCTCCTCCGCCACCGCGTGCGGATCACGGTCCAGGCAGAGCGCGGCCAGCAGCACCAGACTCGACACCCCGGGCCGTCCCTCGGGGTCGTAGGTGATGTGCCGCTCGGCGTCGGTCTTCGCGCCCTTGATCAGCCGCGCCGTCTCGTCCGCGTCGGCGGCGAGCGCGATGGAGTTGGCGCGGCTCTTGCTCATCTTGGTGCCGTCGGTGCCGAGGAGGAGCGGCGCGGCGGAGAGCAGTGCCTCCGGTTCGGGGAAGACCGTCCCGTACCGCTCGTTGAACCGGCGTGCGACGGTCCGCGTCACTTCGAGGTGCGGCAGCTGGTCCCGTCCGACCGGCACCAGGTTGCCCTTGCAGAACAGGATGTCGGCGGCCTGATGCACGGGATACGTGAACATCAGCCCGCTGACGGCGGACTGCCGGGAGTGCGCGACCTCGTCCTTGACCGTGGGATTGCGGCCCAGCTCGGCGACGGAGACCAGGCTGAGGAAGGGCAGCATCAGCTGGTTGAGCGCGGGTACGGCGCTGTGGTTGAAGATCGTCGAGCGCGCCGGGTCGATCCCGATGGCCAGGTAGTCCAGCAGCAGCCCCTCGGTGATCTCGGTGAGCCGCTCGGCCACGTCCCGGTCGGTCAGCACCTGGTAGTCGGCGACGAGGACGAAGACGTCCACCCCGAGTTCCTGGAGCCGCACCCGGTTGTGGAGGGTGCCGAAGTAGTGCCCGAGGTGGAGCGCCCCGGTGGGCCGGTCGCCGGTCAGGACACGGAACCGGTCGGGCGTCCGCCGGATCCGCTCCTCCAGGTCGCCCGAATCGGAGGCACTGGCGGCGACGGTGGCAGTGGCAGTGGCAGTGGCAGTGACGGTCATGGGTCTCTCCTCGCGATGGTGTGTGCGTGGAGGACGGCCCGCCGTACGGGGGCAGCAGAAAGGGCCGTCCTTGTCGAACGGCCCTGATTCCGTGCAGATGGGGGCGGCCGCTCCTAGAAGGAGCGCCACCAGTTCCGGCACGGTACGGAGGTCATGGGGCGAGTGTACGGCCAGAAGCCGGCCATCCGCGGCGGCACAGCACAAGCCGGTACCCGTCCGGGTCCTCGACGGTGACGCCCCACTCGTTCCAGTACGGATTCGGCGACAGGACGCGTCTGCCGCCGTGCCCCTCCAGCCGCTCCACCGTCTCCTCGGGCACGGGGCCGTCCAGATAGAGGACGAGCAGGTCCTCCTCGGTGGGGTGCGGTGCGACGGGGTGGTTGCCGCCGTGGACGAGCTCCAGGTGCCAGGACGCATCCGGCAGCCCCACCATGAGCAGATCGTGCGCACCGGGCTCCCGGCCCGCCTCGGCGCGGAACAGCACGCCCAGCCCGAGCCCGCCCACCCAGAACCGCTCGGCCGCGGCGAGATCCCGTGACGGCCGGGCAAGGCGTACATGACTGCGTGCGGTGAACGGCACGGCGGTGCCCCTCCCTGACAGCGGCACGCCCCTCTGCGCGCCGGGGCCCGCAGCGTAGGCATCCGGAGCCGCCGCTCGCATCGGCACACGGCCCTGGTCCCCGCGACCGGGCACCTGCGACCGAGGATCTACGACCACGGCTCCACAGGGGCCCACGGCTCACTTCTTGGCGTGCTCGCCCACGTAGAAGAGGATCCAGATGAAGCCCGCGAAGAGGTGTGTGGCGAAGACGTACACGAAGACGCGCAGTGCCACGCCGCGTTCCTTCCAGCGCTCGCTGTCGCTGCTCTCGCTCACCGTGCCCGCCTCTCCTCGGCCGGGGGCGCGTGCGGCCTCCGTGACCCCCTCCAGAGTACGCACCGCCCACGCATCGGTTTCCCGACGGAATAGGTCAGGGGGGTGTCCCGTTGTAGGGTGTGTTCACATAGTTCAACGTTCAACTAATCAGGAGGCGGGCGCCATGGAGTTCGGGATCTTCACTGTCGGAGACGTCACCACCGACCCGACGACCGGCAGGACACCGAGCGAGCACGAGCGGATCAAGGCCACCGTCGCCATCGCGCAGAAGGCGGAGGAGGTCGGCCTGGACGTCTTCGCCACCGGCGAGCACCACAACCCGCCGTTCGTCCCGTCCTCGCCGACGACCACGCTCGGCTACATCGCCGCCCGCACCGAGAACCTGATCCTGTCCACGTCCACCACCCTCATCACCACCAACGACCCGGTGAAGATCGCCGAGGACTACGCGACGCTCCAGCACCTCGCGGACGGCCGCGTCGACCTGATGATGGGCCGCGGCAACACCGGCCCGGTCTACCCGTGGTTCGGCAAGGACATCCGCCAGGGCATCCCGCTCGCCATCGAGAACTACGCCCTGCTGCACAAGCTGTGGCGCGAGGACGTCGTCGACTGGGAGGGCAAGTTCCGTACGCCGCTGCAGTCCTTCACCGCGACCCCGCGCCCGCTGGACGGCGTCCCGCCGTTCGTCTGGCACGGCTCCATCCGCTCCCCGGAAATCGCCGAACAGGCCGCGTACTACGGCGACGGCTACTTCCACAACAACATCTTCTGGCCCATCGAGCACACCAGGAAGATGGTCAACCTCTACCGCCAGCGGTACGCGCACTACGGGCACGGCACCGCCGAGCAGGCCATCGTCGGCCTCGGCGGCCAGGTGTTCATGCGGAAGAACTCGCAGGACGCGGTACGGGAGTTCCGCCCGTACTTCGACAACGCGCCGGTCTACGGCCACGGCCCGTCGCTGGAGGACTTCTCGCAGCAGACGCCGCTGACCGTCGGCTCCCCGCAGGAGGTCATCGAGCGGACCCTCTCGTTCCGTGACGCCGTGGGCGACTACCAGCGCCAGCTGTTCCTGATGGACCACGCGGGACTGCCGCTGAAGACGGTCCTGGAACAGCTCGACATCCTCGGCGAGGAGGTCGTCCCGGTGCTGCGCAAGGAGTTCGCCAGCCTGCGGCCGGCCGGAGTCCCGGACTCCGCCCCCGTACACCCGGCCGTCGCCGCCCGCACGGCCCTCACCGCCACGAAGGAGGCCTGACCACTGTGTCCACCTCGTCCACCGCGTTCGCCACCGAGCCCCTGAGGATCGTCGCCGTATCGGCCGGGCTGAGCAGTCCGTCCTCGACCCGGCTGCTCGCCGATCGGCTGGCCGGTGCCGCCCGTGAGCGCCTGCTGACCGAGCAGGACCGCGCGGTCGAGGTCCGCGTGATCGACCTGCGCGACCTGGCCGTCGACATCGCCAACCACCTGGTGACCGGGTTCCCGCCGAGCGCCCTGGACGGGGCGATCAAGGAGGTGACGCAGGCGGACGGCCTGATCGCCGTCTCGCCCGTCTTCACCGCGTCGTACAGCGGACTGTTCAAGTCGTTCTTCGACCTGATCGACAACACGGCGCTGACCGGCAAGCCCGTCGTCATCGCGGCGACGGGCGGCACCGCCCGCCACTCGCTCGTCCTGGAACACGCGATGCGTCCGCTCTTCGCCTACCTGCGGGCCACCGTCGTACCGACCTCCGTGTACGCGGCGTCGGAGGACTGGGGCTCGTCCGGCGACGAGTACACCGAGGGCCTGCCGTCCCGCATCCGGCGCGCGGGCGGCGAGCTCGCCACCATGATCACGGGAGGCCGGGCGGCCTCCGGAGCGCCGAGGACGCTGGGGCTCGACGACGAGGTCGTACCGTTCGAACAGCAGCTCGCCGACCTCCGGTTGGACTGACCGGGCTAAGGCGGCCCGCCATCCGGAGCGGTGACCGGTTTGATTAGGGTTGGACCGAAAGACGCGTCGTG
This sequence is a window from Streptomyces sp. NBC_01217. Protein-coding genes within it:
- a CDS encoding NAD-binding protein, yielding MLGPVSPLPLPQQPQRSPFTGHMVVCGDDALAQRLAVELRYVYGERVTLVLPPGPDARRPDLPLNGRGRAAALFGRMSQAMNRNGGNGGSGGIGPAGASGNGDTNAGVEAVRIVEAPEPSDEALEEAGVDTAAALALVYDDDERNIRAALTARRLNPRVRLVIRLYNRKLGQHLETLLDQAAAVAAPGIDPGALDTSTTVLSDADTAAPALAATVLTGSSKVIQAEGLLLRAAERTPPEDGRIADPGLCTLALLSSTTHDPAGAEGSDSSGAEGPQLLPDERQVAAATGRGTVVLEAVSEAGPAGPPPRMGGRGAPLSQFFSRRLRWSALGVGLAVLGLAIASTLTTGDDPLHAAYLTLLDLFAMGDPAIGDPLARQVIQLLSGVAGLMLLPLLVAGVLEAFGSLRTASSLRRPPRGLSGHVVLLGLGKIGTRVLVRLRELGIPVVCVEDDPDARGIPVARRLHVPVVLGDVTQEGVLEAAKIQRSRALLALTSVDTTNLEAALYARSVKPDLRVALRLFDDEFATAVYRTLRTAHPQALTRSRSVSHLAAPSFAVAMMGRQILGAIPVERKVMLFAAVEVAGHPQLEGRTVEQAFRAGAWRVLALDATPPEDRRPDLATPTRTSTDRPSGLVWDLHPGYVLRHEDRVVIAATRRGLAELLRRRTSLTHR
- a CDS encoding 3'-5' exonuclease, whose product is MGTEPETELLNVIDIEATCWDGQPPPGAVGEIIEIGLTVVDLRAAERIARHRILVRPARSTVSAFCTELTGLTQAEVDTGLPFADACRLLAAGHEAGARPWASWGDYDHNQFRRQCRATGTPYPFGHDGRHTNAKIPFTAAHALRKRPGMAEALRIAGLPLEGRHHSGADDAWNIAALVLDIAARGAWPTAG
- the trpS gene encoding tryptophan--tRNA ligase; the protein is MTVTATATATATVAASASDSGDLEERIRRTPDRFRVLTGDRPTGALHLGHYFGTLHNRVRLQELGVDVFVLVADYQVLTDRDVAERLTEITEGLLLDYLAIGIDPARSTIFNHSAVPALNQLMLPFLSLVSVAELGRNPTVKDEVAHSRQSAVSGLMFTYPVHQAADILFCKGNLVPVGRDQLPHLEVTRTVARRFNERYGTVFPEPEALLSAAPLLLGTDGTKMSKSRANSIALAADADETARLIKGAKTDAERHITYDPEGRPGVSSLVLLAALCLDRDPHAVAEEIGGGGAAVLKRTVTEAVNSAMAPIRARRAEYAQDMGYVRSVLRAGNERANAVADATLAEVRAAMGGVL
- a CDS encoding VOC family protein translates to MPFTARSHVRLARPSRDLAAAERFWVGGLGLGVLFRAEAGREPGAHDLLMVGLPDASWHLELVHGGNHPVAPHPTEEDLLVLYLDGPVPEETVERLEGHGGRRVLSPNPYWNEWGVTVEDPDGYRLVLCRRGWPASGRTLAP
- a CDS encoding DUF6126 family protein; the encoded protein is MSESSDSERWKERGVALRVFVYVFATHLFAGFIWILFYVGEHAKK
- a CDS encoding LLM class flavin-dependent oxidoreductase, which produces MEFGIFTVGDVTTDPTTGRTPSEHERIKATVAIAQKAEEVGLDVFATGEHHNPPFVPSSPTTTLGYIAARTENLILSTSTTLITTNDPVKIAEDYATLQHLADGRVDLMMGRGNTGPVYPWFGKDIRQGIPLAIENYALLHKLWREDVVDWEGKFRTPLQSFTATPRPLDGVPPFVWHGSIRSPEIAEQAAYYGDGYFHNNIFWPIEHTRKMVNLYRQRYAHYGHGTAEQAIVGLGGQVFMRKNSQDAVREFRPYFDNAPVYGHGPSLEDFSQQTPLTVGSPQEVIERTLSFRDAVGDYQRQLFLMDHAGLPLKTVLEQLDILGEEVVPVLRKEFASLRPAGVPDSAPVHPAVAARTALTATKEA
- a CDS encoding FMN reductase, which produces MSTSSTAFATEPLRIVAVSAGLSSPSSTRLLADRLAGAARERLLTEQDRAVEVRVIDLRDLAVDIANHLVTGFPPSALDGAIKEVTQADGLIAVSPVFTASYSGLFKSFFDLIDNTALTGKPVVIAATGGTARHSLVLEHAMRPLFAYLRATVVPTSVYAASEDWGSSGDEYTEGLPSRIRRAGGELATMITGGRAASGAPRTLGLDDEVVPFEQQLADLRLD